The genome window TCGTCGCCCTGTGCGAATGGCTGTAGCTGAAGCCGGAAACCGGACCCTTCTCGCAGATGGAACATCGATAGGCCATAGTAAGACTATGATAACAAATTCGGAGCGCCTAAATCTTCAGGGTCTCGGCGATGACGCAGAGGTCCCGGTCGCCCTCGCCCGCCGCGAGGGCTCGGGCCATGAGGACTTCGACCGCCTCCGTCACGGGCAAGGCGGCCCCCCGCGCCCCGGCCTCGGCCAGCATGAAGCGGACGTCCTTGAGCATGTGCTTGAGCGGGAAGGCCGGGGAGTAGTCGGGCGCGAGCAGGGCCTTCTCCTTGATGCGGAAGTAGCCGCAGTCGAGCGCGGGACTCGCCTTGAGCACGTCGAAGACCCGCGCGGGGTCCACCTGCAGCGTCCGGGCGAGCGTCACCGACTCGGTCAGAGCGGTCGTCATCTGCGCGACGATGAGGTTCATGCACAGCTTGAGCGCCGTGCCCTGCCCCGCCGCTCCGGCCCGCACGACGGCCTTCCCCATCTTCAGGAGCATCGGCTCGGCGAGCGCCAGATCGGCCTCCTCGCCCCCCGCCAGCACGATGAGCTGTGCGGCCTCCACCTGGGCCTTGCTGCCGGCGACCGGGCAATCGAGGAAGCGAGAGCCCGCGGCCCGGCAGCGCTCGGCCAGGGAGAGGGTGCAGGCGATGGAGACGGTGCTCATGTTGACGAGCAGGCGTCCGCGGGGCCCGCCGGCGAACCAGCCCGCCGGTCCGCCGAGGACCTCGTCGAGGGCCTCGGGACCCGTGACCATGGCGACCGTCGCGTCGCACTCGGCGAGGTCCCGGGGTGCGCCCGCCAGCGCGCAGCCCAGCGCCTCCAGGGGGAGCGCCTTGCGCCGGTCCCGGTTCCACACCCGGACCCGGTAGCCGGCCGCGCGCAGATGCCGCGCCATCGGCGCGCCCATGATGCCCAGCCCGATGAATCCGACGCTCTCGATCTTCTCCATAGGAGTCCCCCCCGACAAGGGTACTGAAATCCCTCCGCCCGGCGCCATGCCTGTTTGTTAGAATCCCCCTCGATGACCAGCGCGCTCGACCAGCCCGTGCAGTTCGTCAAGGGGATCGGGCCCAAGCGCGCGGCCGTCTTCGAGCGCCTGGGGATCGTCACCCTCCTGGACCTCCTCGAGCACCTTCCCCGCGCCTGGCAGGACCGCCGCCCCTCGCGCCTCGACATGCCGCCCGGGGAGGACCCCGTCGTGGCCTTCGGACGCGTCGCGCGCGTCCGCGAGATCCACGCCGGGATGCACCTCCTCATCTACAGCGCACTGCTCAAGGTGCCGGGAAACCCCGAGGACATCGAGTGCGTCTGGTTCAAGCGCCCGAGCCGCCGCTACGACGTCTTCGCGGGACTCAAGAAGGAGGTCCGCCCCGGCGCCGACCTCTGGGTGGTCGGCCGCACGGAGCCGGGCCTGCTGCGCGTGCGCAAGATCCAGGTCGAGGAGCACTATCCCGCCGAGGACCCGCGGGCCGGCCTCCACATCGACCGCCTCGTGCCGGTCTACGCGCTGACCGAGGGGCTGAGCGCCCGGCTCGTCCGCGAGACCGTCGCCGCGGCCCTCGAGGCGGCGGCCCCCGACCTGCGCGAGGTCCTCCCTCTCGCGCTCCTCGAGGAACGGGAGCTCCTCGCGCTGCCGCAGGCCGTCCCCGCCGTCCATTTCCCCCGCAGCGAAGCCGAGCTCGGCCAGGCGCGGCGGCGCCTCGCCTACGAGGAGCTCCTGCTCCTCGAGCTGGCCTGGGTCATCAAGCGCCGCCAGACCCGCGCCGTCGAGAAGGGCTTCAGCTACGAGGTGCGCCGGACCCTGCTGACCCCGATGCGCGAGAAGCTCGGCTTCGAGTTCACGCACGCCCAGAAGCGCGTCATCAACGAGATCTTCGAGGACCTGCGCGCTCCGCAGCCGATGACGCGCCTGCTGCAGGGGGACGTGGGCTCGGGGAAGACCGTCGTCGCGCTCTCGGCGCTGCTGCTGGCCGTCGAGAACGGAGGGCAGGGAGCCTTCATGGCGCCCACCGAGATCCTCGCCGAACAGCACCTCTGGACCCTGCGCCGCTTCCTCGAGGGCCTCCCCGTCCGCATCGAGCTCCTCTCCTCGAGCGTCGGCGCCCGCGAGCGCCGACGCGTCCTCGAGAAGCTCCGGGAGGGCGCCGTGGACATCGTCGTGGGCACCCATGCGCTGCTCGAGGGCGACGTAATGATCCCGAAGCTGCGCCTGGCGGTGATCGACGAGCAGCACCGCTTCGGGGTGCGCCAGCGCACGACGCTGCGCCGCAAGGGGCCGCCGCTGGACCTTCTGCTCATGACGGCGACGCCGATCCCGCGAACGCTGAGCCTCGCGCTCTACGGAGACCTCGACGTCTCGACCATCGACGAGATGCCTCCCGGACGGCGCTACGCGGTCACCCACCACGTCGCGGAGGAAGAGGCCTTCGAGGCGGTCCGCCGCGAGGTCGCGGCCGGCCGCCAGGCCTACGTGGTCTACCCCATCATCCAGGAGTCGAGCCGCCTCGACCTCAAGGCCGCCGTCGCCGAATACGAACGCCTGAAGGCGCACGCCTTCGCGGGCCTGCGCGTGGCCCTCGTGCACGGCGACATGCCGGGCAAGCGCAAGGGCGTCGTCATGGACGAGTTCGCGCGCGGCCTCTGGGACGTCCTCGTCGCCACCCCGGTCATCGAGGTCGGCGTCGACGTGTCCAACGCGACGGTCATGGTCGTCCAGAACGCCGAACGCTTCGGCCTTTCGAGCCTGCACCAGCTGCGCGGGCGCATCGGCCGCGGAACCGAGAAATCCTACTGCTTCCTCGTCGCCCAGCCGGCCACCCCCGAGGCGCGCCGCCGCATCGCGACCCTCTGCGAGACGAGCGACGGCTTCCGCATCAGCGAGGAGGACCTCAAGCTCCGCGGCCCCGGCGACGCGCTCGGCGTCGACCAGCACGGCGACCTCGCCCTGCGCGCGGCCGACCTGCTCCGCGACGCCGACCTCCTCGCGGCGGCACGCGAAGATGCCGAGCGCATGCTCGAGAAGGACCCGGAGCTGCGCGCTCCAGCGCTCGCGGCGCTGCGCCGCCGCCTGGGCCTGCGCTACGAGCAGAAGTGGCATTCTATAGATCTCGCCTGAAGTCTGCCGCGCACTAGAGGCTATTCTTCCTTAGCTCCCCTTCCTGCGGGAGGGGGTCAGGGGGAGGGGGCCCATACAGGGCAGGCCCCTGCCACCCGCATAAACATAACAAACGTCCCATAGGCCTACCTTCCTTCATAGGCCCCTCCCGCGCCCCGGGATGCCCCCGGGACCCACCCCGCCTTGGGCCGAAAAGCGGCCCGAAAATGCCCTTACGGACCCATCCGCTTCGGCCGCTCCGCCGCTATACTCTGGATATGAAAGGCCGTTGGTCTCTTTACTGGATCGTCTTCCTGTTCGCGGCGCTCTTCCTCGGTCCCACGCTCATCCTCGAGGGACCGCAGAGCCTGAAGCCCTCGGCCGACACCCTGCACGCGGCCATCGAACAGGAGCAGCTCCGGGACTCCCCGAACTCCCCTTCGCGGACGGGCTTCCCCGCTCCGTCACAGGCGGCCGCCGCGGGGAATCCCGTTTCCTCTAATTAGAGGGTTCTTCACCCTGCCGAAACAGACGCCGGGATCTCCTGCGGAGATTCCGGCTCTCGACAGGGGGGCGCCGCTCCGATATACTTGGGGACGATGATCCTCCTGCGGCTGCTCTCGCTGTTCGCGGCGGCGTCCTTCGCAGCGCCGGCGACGTTCCAGGGGCGGGTCGATTCGTTCAGCGAACTCCCCCGCGAGGAGCTCTCCTTCCTCGGCTGGTCCGACGCCTGCTCGGCCGCCATCACCCACCTGCGCTTCCCGGGGATCGGCGAGGGACTCCAGGGCGAGCCGGTCGCCTGGAGCATCGGCACGCTGACCCTGGAGCCGGGCCAGACCGTCCCCAAGCCGGCCTGGCGCTTTGATTCTCGCCGGGACTCCGCCTGGAGCCGCGAGCGCGGCCGCCAGGAGACCGAGGACCTCTCCAAGAAATTCCTCCGCAAGGGGTTCACCGAGAAGGTCCGCGACGCGGAGGTGCCGGGCCGCGCGGACCTGACGGCCCTGCTGCTCAGCACCGCTTCCCTGCGCGCCGAGGGCTCCCCCTCCTGGCCCGGGGAGAAGTTCGTGCCGTACCGGATCCAGTACCACCCGCTCCTCCAATGCGCCCTCATCATCTTCCGCGAGCGGGGGGTGGGAGAGGCGGCGGGCTACAAGCCCCTGCTCGTGCGCCTCCTCGAGCCCGGCGTCCGGCGCGAGCGCGCTCACGCCCACGCCACCCATGGGATCCTCCTCTACACCAAGGGCTCGGACCTCGAGGCGGCCGGAGTCGAGCTCGCGACCGCCGTCGAACTCGACCCCCGCCGCGCCGATGCGCGCTACCACCTCGCGCTCATCTCGGCCTCGCAGGGACGCGACGCCGAGGCGCTCAACCAGCTGCGCTCGGCCGCCCTGCTCGACCCGGGCCTGACGGAAAAGGCCCGTGAAGCCCTCGAGTTCGAGCCCCTGCGCGGCGACGCGCGCTTCCTCGACATCGTCGACAAGCCGCTCTAAGGAGTCCGTTCCTCCGAATTACTCGGACGGACTCCTGAGGGCGCGCCTGGAAAAGCTAGAATAGCCGCGCCGGAGGAGATCCCATGAAACGACTGCTCTGCGCCTCATTTCTCGTCGCCGCCCTGCTTTCCGCCGGACGCCCCGCGCAGGCGAAGATCGGGCTCTCGTCTCAGTTCGTGGACGTGGTGCTCGAGAACCTCAAGCCCGGGCACAGCTACAACATCCGCGAGCTCAAGGGCGTGCCCTACACGGTCAAGAACCGCGGAGACTCCCCCGCCGAGATCGCCGTCGAGATCGTCTCCCCCTCCAGCGCCGAGTGCAAGACGCCCTACGAGCCCATTCCCGACCCGACCTGGCTCCAGGTCCGCCCCGCGGCCTACCGCCTGAACGCCGGCCAGCCCGGCTTCAGCGACCTCGTCATCACCCTGCCCGACGACCCGAAACTCGCAGGGCGTCATTTCCAGGCGAAGATCTGGGCGCACACGAAGGATACGGGCCTCCTCGCCGCCGGCGTCAAGAGCGACGTCCGCTTCTCGGTCGGCAAAGGCCCCGCGACGCTCGAGGAGGAGCGCCGCCGCAAGGCGATGGTGGACCTCGACTACGACTTCTACCCGGCCGCCCTCTACGTGCGGAGCGCCCGGCCCGGGCCCTACGACGTGAAGAAGGAGGAGAAGCGCTCCTTCAAAGTCACCAACCGCTCCCAGAAGGCGCTGGACCTCGTGCTCAAACCCATCGCCTGGCAGAGCACCGTGATGCCGCTGCCGCCCGGCTACACGGCGCTCGAGGACGTCTCCTGGATCCGCGTCGAGCCGGAGAGACTGCGCATCGAAGCCGACACCGTCCAGGAGGTGCGCGTCACGCTCGCCGCTCCGGACGCGATGAAGGGACGGAAGGTCGCCCTGCTCATGCAGCTGAGCCTCCCCATCGGGGTGATCGTCGGCGCCTCGAACGCCGTCTACATCGAGTTCCCATGAACCCCGACCGCTCGAACGCCCTGAGGACCGCGCTCGCCGAGCGCATCCTCGTCCTCGACGGCGCCATGGGCACCGCGCTGCAGTCCGCGTCCCTGAGCGCCGCCGACTTCGGCGGCGCGCGCTATGAAGGCTGCAACGAACACCTCGTCCTGACCCGCCCGGACGCCATCGCCCGCGTCCATGCCGACTATCTCGAGGCGGGCGCCGACATCATCGAGACCGACAGCTTCGGCTCCGTGCGCCACGTCCTCGCCGAATACGGCCTCGAGGGGAAGACCGTCGAGCTCAACCGGGCGGCCGCGCGGATCGCCGCCGAGGCGGCGAGTCGCTTCTCGACCCCCGCGCGGCCCCGCTTCGTCGCCGGTTCGATGGGACCGGGGACCAAGAGCATCCTCGTCACCGGCGGGATCACCTTCGACGAGGTCCGGCGCTACCACGCGGAGCAGGCCCTCGCCCTCGTCGAGGGGGGCTGCGACCTGCTCCTCCTCGAGACCCAGCAGGACACCCTCAACGTGAAAGCCTCCCTGCTCGGCATCGAGGACGCCTTCGCCGCCGCCGGGCGCCGCCTGCCGACGATGCTCTCGGTCTCGATCGAGCCCATGGGGACGATGCTGGGCGGACAGACCGTCGAGGCCCTCTCCTCCGCGGTCGAGCACTTCGACCTGCTCGCCGTCGGCCTCAACTGCGCCACCGGCCCGGAGCTCATGACCGAGCACCTGCGCACTTTCGCGGCGGTCAGCCGTTTCGCCGTCGTCTGCTATCCCAACGCCGGCCTGCCGGACGAGCACGGCTGCTACAACGAGACGCCGGAGAGCTTCGCCGCCAAGGTCCGCCGCTTCGCGGATGCCGGCTGGCTGAACGTCGTCGGCGGCTGCTGCGGCACCACCGCCGCGCACATCCGCGCCGCGGCGCGCGCCGTCGAGGGGCTTCCCCCCCGCCGCCCCGACCCCGCCCGGCGCTCGACGCTGAGCGGCCTCGAGGCCCTGAGCGTCGAGGACGACCGCCGGCCCGTCCTGGTCGGCGAACGCACCAACGTCATCGGCTCGCGCATCTTCAAAGACCTCATCGCCCGTGAGGCCTTCGAGGAAGCCGCCGAGGTCGCGCGGCGGCAGGTCCGGGGCGGCGCCGGAGTCATCGACGTGTGCCTCGCGAACCCCGACCGCGACGAGAAGGCCGACATGGAGCGCTTCCTCGGCTTCCTCGTGCGCAAGACGAAGGCTCCCTGGATGATCGACTCCACGGACCCGTCGGTCGTGGAGGCGGCGCTGCGCATGTGCCCGGGGAAGGCCATCATCAACTCGGTGAACCTCGAGGACGGCGAGGAGCGCCTGGGTCCCGTCGCGCGCCTGGCGCGCCGCTACGGCGCCGCGCTCGTCGTGGGGACCATCGACGAGGACAAGAAGGCCGGCATGGCGCTGACGCGCGCGCGCAAGCTCGCGGTCGCGCGCCGCGAGCACGCCCTCCTCACCGGGACGTACGGGATCCCCGAAGAGGACCTTTACTTCGACCCGCTCGTCTTCCCCTGCGCGAGCGGCGACCGCAACTACGCGGGCTCGGCGGCGGAAACCGTCGAGGGACTGCGCCTCATCAAGGAGGCCTTCCCGCGCTCGAAGACCGTCCTCGGAGTCTCCAACGTCTCCTTCGGTCTCCCGCCGGCGGGCCGCGAAGTCCTCAACGCCGTCTTCCTTCACCGCTGCGTGGAGGCGGGACTCGACCTCGCCATCGTCAACGCCGAGAAGCTCGCGCGCTGGGCGTCGCTGCCGGAGGAGGAGCGCCGGCTCGCTGAGCGCGTCCTCTTCGGCGGCGAAGGGCCGGGCGACCCGGTCGCCGAGTTCGCCGCCCGCTACCGCGACGCGAAGTCTCGCGTGAAAGCCGCTCCCGCCGCCGGGCTCCCCGCCGAGGAGCGCGTCGCCCGCTGCGTCGTGGAGGGGAGCAAGGAAGGGCTCGGGGAGGCCCTCGACGAGCTCTCAGGGCGGCTGAAGCCGCTCGAGATCGTCAACGGCCCCCTCCTGAAGGGGATGGACGAGGTCGGCCGCCTCTTCGGCGAGAACCGCCTCATCGTCGCCGAGGTGCTCCAGTCGGCCGAGGTCATGAAGGCGGCGGTCGCGCACCTCGAGCCGCGCATGGAAAAGGGCGTCTCCTCCCCCCGCGGGCGCCTGCTGCTGGCGACCGTCAAAGGCGACGTGCACGACATCGGAAAGAACCTCGTGCAGATCATCTTCCAGAACAACGGCTTCGAGGTCGTCGACCTCGGCATCAAGGTCGAGCCCGGCGCCATCGTGGAGAAAGCCCGCGCGCTGAAGCCGGACATGATCGGGCTTTCGGGGCTGCTCGTGAAGTCCACCCAGCAGATGGCCGCGACCGCCTCCGACCTGAAGGACGCCGGCGTCGACGTCCCCCTGCTCGTCGGGGGGGCCGCGCTGACGGCCCGCTTCACGGCGACGCGCATCGCCGCGGCGTACGGCGGTCCGGTGCTCTACGCCCGCGACGCGATGACGGGACTGCAGCAGGCCAACGCGCTGCAGGACCCCGCGCGCCGCGCGGGGCTCGTCGCCGAGAACCGCGAGAAGCAGGCGGCCTTCGGGGCGGGAGACGCCTCTCGCCCGTCGACGGCCGCCCCCTCCGTCGGGATCCCTTCCTCCCCGGCTCCGAAGCACGACCACATCATCCCCACGCCTCCCGACCTCAAGACGCACGTCGTCCGCGGGATCGAGCTCGACGAAGTCTTCCGCTACGTCAATCCCGTGATGCTCTACGGCAAGCACCTCGGACTCAAGGGGAACCTCGAGGAGCTGCTCGCGCGCGGAGACGCGAAGGCGGTCGAGCTCCATGACCGCGTGCGCGCGCTCATGGGGGAGGCGGCGGAGAAGGGACTCCTCAAGCCCCGCGGGGTTCTGCGCTTCCTCTGCGCCGAGTCGGAGGGCGACGTCATCCGCCTCTATGACTCCCCGCGGGAAGGACGACGCCTCCTCGAGACGCTCTCCTTTCCCCGACAGAGGGGCGGCGCTCGCCTCTGCCTGGCCGACTATGTCGCCCCCGCCGGGAGCGGCCGCACGGACTACGTCGCGCTCTTCGTCGTCAGCTGCGGCGAGGGCGTGCGCGAGCTCTCGACGCGCTGGCGCGACGGCGGCGACTACCTGCGCTCCCATGCCCTTCAGGCCCTGGCCCTCGAGAGCGCCGAGGGCTTCGCGGAGCTGCTCCACGAGCGCGTCCGCTCGATGTGGGGCATCCCCGACCCCGCCGGCCAGGCGGTCGCTGAGAAGTTCAAGGCGCGCTACCGCGGAGCGCGCTTCAGCCCCGGCTATCCCGCCTGCCCTTCCCTCGAGGACCAGACCAAGCTCTTCCGCGTGCTCGAGCCGGAGAAGAACATCGGGGTGCGCCTCAGCGAGGGCTTCATGATGGATCCCGAGGCCAGCGTCTCGGCCCTCGTCTTCCATCACCCTCAGGCGCGCTATTTCTCCGTGGACGCATGAGGACTCTCCTCCTGCTGCTCATCTGCGGCCTCGGGGCGGCCCGGTCCGTCGACGCCGCGCCCCGCCGGGCCCGGCCGGGCCCGGCGCAAAAGGCCGCGAAGGCGACCGCCTCACCGGAGACGCTGCTCCCTCCCGCGCAGCGGGCCGAGGCGATGCTGCGCACGATGGAGGGCCTCGTCGCGCGCCAGGGAGAGGCCGATCCCCTCGAGCAGATCGCGCTCGAGCGGCGCCTGCGGGGCTTCGGCCCCGAGTTCCGCGCGCTCGGGCTGCCGGCGGTCGTCCCGCTCGCGTCCTGCCTCGGCGAGCGCACGCGCGCGCACAAGCTCAGGGCCTACGCCGCCGCCTTCCTCGGTCTGATCGGAGACCCCTCCGCGCTGGCGCCCCTGCGCGACGTCGCCGCGGACCCGAAGGAGGAGGCCGGCCTGCGCGCGGCCGCGCTGCAGGCGGCGGGCTCGCTGCGGCTCGACGTGACTGCGCGCCGCACCCTGGCGGAAAAGCACGCCTACGACCCGGCTTCCCCGGAGCCCCTCCTGCGCGAGGCGCTCGCCGTCCTCGCCGAGACCGGCTCCGACGAGGCGGACCTCCTGCTGCGCCTGGCGAAGAAGCACGGCCCGGGCCCGGAAGGCCTGCGCGAGACCGCGGCGCGCAGCGCGATCGCGGCGCTCGTCTCCTCGCGCCGCCCATCGGAAGGAGCGCTCCTCGAGCTCGCGCGCTACTACCGCCGCAGCAGCCCCCTCAGGGGCGAGGCCGCCGCGGCGCTGCGCGCGCGCAAGCCCCGCATCGGGGATCTTCCCGCCGACGGCTTCGACGCGGTCTGCGCGCTCCTCCTGCGCGAGCGCGGCCGCCCGGCCCTCGAAGCCGCGCGCCTGCTCGGAGGGACGGGCGACGTGCGGGCGGTGCGTCCGCTCCTCGAGGCCCTCAAATCCCCCGACCCCTCTCTCATCGCCGAGGCCGCCGAGGCGCTCGTGCGCATCGGCGACGCCGACTCCGCGGAGCCGCTGCTGCGGCTCAGTGAGAGCGTCATCTCCGACAAGCGCTTCGCGCCCAGGGAGAAGGGTGGGGACCCGCGCCCCTACGCGGTGCGCATCCAGAAAGCGGCGGATTTCTTCGCGACGGCGCTGCGCTCTTCGCGCGAGCCGCCGGCCGCCCCGGAGGCGAAGGCGCCCGCGAAGGAGAAGGCCGCGCCCGCACCCTTCCGTTACGGCGGCTGGCCCACGACGGGGAAGCCTTCGCCGCTCTGGAACGGACGGCGCCTCTCGCTCGAACTGCGCGAGACCCCGGACCCCACCTCGCCGGCGCGGCTCGAACGGCCCCCAGAAGGAACCCCCCTGCCGGTCGTCGATTCCGCCGTGGTGATGCTGGAGCCGGGGCTCCTCCGCGCGCGCAGGGATCTGCGCGCCGGGTTCCGGGACCTCGGGCCCGACCGCGTCCTGAAGCCCTCCGACTACGAATCACCGGTCCTGCGCGTGAACCTGGACCTGCGCGAGGGGCAGACCCTCGAGATCCTCGCCTACCGCCCCGACGGCGCCTGCTTCCTGCGCTCCGCCGGCCGCCTCCTGCTGGGAGAGTGCCTGACCGAGTCCGCCGAACGCGACTTCACGCTCGTCGCCGAGCCGCGCACGCGCTGGTGGCTGCGCACGCGCCTGGGGGGCGCGGCGGGCTGGTACCCCAGCGATGATGAGGGCGTCGACTTCACCCGCTAGCAAGGATTTTCCGCTCAAAGCGGCGGAAAATCCTTGCTCTTCAAGATCAGGAAGTTTCTGGGGCGATCCCGGACGCCTGGAACAGCTGGACTAGACCCTGTCGGGAATCCCCGTTGAGGATTCCCGACTACCGCATGATGCGGAGCATGCCGGCGCGGGGAGCCGGCAGCACGGCCTTCGAGACCGCCGCCAGCCCGTCGCCGACGAAGAGCGCGACGATGAAGACGACGCTCGCCAGAAGGATGCCCACGGCGAGGTTCCCCTTCTCCAGCTCGGCGCCGGCCCGCATCTTCTCGGTCCGGGTCAGACGACCGAAGAGCCGAAGCGACAGGGACATCGTCATCACCGTGACGCCGAAGGAGAGCGCCAGGTCCCCGAGCGTGTAGAGCGCGAGCTTCAGGATCCCGAACTGACGGGCCTGGGCGCTCGAGAACCAGCTGCGCAGGAGGTCGGCGGCCGGCTCGAAGGCCTTGTGCATCATGGAAGCCGAGCCGAGGAGGAGCGCCGCCACGAGCAGGCCCACGGCGACGTTGCCGCGCAGCAGCTGGTCGTCTTCGTCGAAGTCCGTGTTCGTCCGGATGAGCGCCCGGAGCGTGAGATACACCACGACCACCGCGAGGAGCGAGGTGACGAGGAACTCGAGAAGGCTGGCGAGGACGCTGAGGAGCGGCATCGCCCATTTATAGCAGATTTTTGGTAGATTCCCGAACGGAGGCGTCCATGAAGAAGATCGCCGTCTATCCGGGAAGCTTCGACCCCGTCACCCGGGGGCACCTCGACATCGTCCATCGCGCCAGCCGGCTCTTCGACCGCGTCATCGTCGCGGTCCTCTCGAACCCGGCCAAGAAGTGCACCTTCAGCGTCGCCGAACGCCTGGGGATGCTCGAGGAGTGCGTCCGCGGCATGCCGGGCGTCGAGGTCGACGCCATGCCGGGGCTGCTCGTGGACTACCTGCGCAAGCGCGATTCGCACATCATCATCCGCGGCCTGCGCGCGGTCAGCGACCTCGACTATGAGTTCCAGATGGCGGCGGTCAACCGCCAGCTCCACCCGAAGGTCGAGACGGTCTTCCTCATGCCCGACGACCGCTACACCTACCTCTCGTCGACCATCGTCAAGAGCGTCGCCTCCTTCGGCGCCAGCCTCGACCATTACCTGCCCGCGCCCGCGGCGCGCATGCTGCGCCGCAAATACCGCATCCGCCGCAAGAGCGCCCGATGAACGCCAACCGACGACGCCGTCTCCTCGTGGAGCCGCGCTTCCAGATCCAGATGATGCTGCGCATGGCCGGCTGGGCCGTCCTGGCCACCCTGGTCACCGCCGCCTGCATCGAGGTCTTCCTGCTCGTGGCCGACCAGCGCTGGCCGGGGGACTTCTTCTTCGTTCGCCCGGAGGCGGGCTCGCACCCCATGCTCCTCAAGCGCGCGGAGATCATCCTCCCCGCGGTGGCCGTCTCGCTCGTCATCAACCTCATCCTCGGCCTGGCGGCGACGCTCTTCTACTCCCTGCGCCTCGCCGGCCCCCTGCACCGCATCGCGCAGGACATGCTGAAGATCGCGCGCAACGAGCCGGTGAAGACCGATTTCCACCTGCGCGGCTCCGATGAGCTCCAGGACGTCGCGCGCTCCTTCGACGCGATGCTGAAGACCCTTCAGGAAAAGGGCGTCATCCGCAGCCAATGACCCCGCGGCCCGCGGCGCTCTCCCTCGCGCTCCTCCTGGGCGCCCTGCCTCTCCGGGCGGGGACGAACCCTTCCTCGGGCGGCCGCCTCCCCCGTCCGGCCGGCGACGCGCAGGCCGAAAGGGTCGTCTCGGCCATCGAGGCGCGCTGGCCCGAGGTCGAGCGAACGGTCGCGACGAACATCATGGTCCCCTCGAAATCCATGTCGCTCGGCCTCTCCACGAAGCTCTACCAGTGCTGGCAGCTCCGCCTCAACGGCGCGCACGGGCTCCAGGTGCAGGGAGTCCTCGAGCGTCTGAAGTCGCTGCAGGAGGCCCTCCGGGGCGACCGCGACCGCGTGCTCCAGGACCTCGGAGCCTACGCGGCGAAGCCCGACCCCGCCCGCCTGCGCCGCATCGAGGCGCGCGGCAAGACCCTCTCCGACGAACTCTCCGCCTACCGGACCCTGCTCGAGTCCGGAACCCGCAACGGCCTCGTGAAAGCCGTCGAACCCGGCCCGCTCTCCGAACGCGCCGTCGTCAGCGGCATCCTGCGCGACGACGACTACACGATGAACTACGACGACTCCAAGCCCGAGTGCCCGAGCGCGGAGCCGTCCAGGTGAACACCCCCGCGCGGCGGCGCGCCGTGGCCGCCGCGGTCCTCGCCGGACTCGGCGCACTCGTCCTCGCGGCGGGCTTCCTCTTCCGCGGCCGCGGCGCCGCGGTCGACGACTTCCGCGCCGGCGTCGACCCCGCCGCGGGCGTCCATTGGCGCAGCGACGTCCAGGCCGCAGGGACCCCGCTCGTCGTCCCGACCGAGCCCGCGACGCCCGCCGAACCCTCGGCGATGCCCGGGGACTCCGCGGGAGTCCAGGCGCCGCCCATCGCGCCGCCTACCGAGACGGTCGCGAGCAACGAGGAGATCCACAACTTCCTGGAGCAGGAACGGACGCGCATGGGCATCGCGAAGATCGGGGTCCAGCCGGAGGAGGAGACGGAGGACGCCCGCGAAGGGACCGTCGAGGCCGTCGGGAAGGACCACCCCATGACCAAGAAAGAGGCCATGGCCTACATGCGCGAGATGACGGCCGCGCTCGTGAGCCTCAATCAGCGACGACAGAATCAGCGCGCCCCGGCGGTCCCGATGCAGGGGACGGAGAGCCCGCGCCTCATCTCCGACCCCGATCCGTCCGGACCCCTCGTCGAAGCCGCTCCCCCGGCGTCGGGAAAGACCGCCGACAGCGTCGACTTCGTGCGCGGCAAGAACCTCTCCGGCGGCAAGCCCGCCGCCGAGCGCTTCGACATGCCGATGGACATCCAGCCCACCGCGGTCCAGGCGCGGCCGGTGCGGCCGCCGCTTCCACAGGTCCGGGAACCCCGGATC of Elusimicrobiota bacterium contains these proteins:
- a CDS encoding HEAT repeat domain-containing protein: MRTLLLLLICGLGAARSVDAAPRRARPGPAQKAAKATASPETLLPPAQRAEAMLRTMEGLVARQGEADPLEQIALERRLRGFGPEFRALGLPAVVPLASCLGERTRAHKLRAYAAAFLGLIGDPSALAPLRDVAADPKEEAGLRAAALQAAGSLRLDVTARRTLAEKHAYDPASPEPLLREALAVLAETGSDEADLLLRLAKKHGPGPEGLRETAARSAIAALVSSRRPSEGALLELARYYRRSSPLRGEAAAALRARKPRIGDLPADGFDAVCALLLRERGRPALEAARLLGGTGDVRAVRPLLEALKSPDPSLIAEAAEALVRIGDADSAEPLLRLSESVISDKRFAPREKGGDPRPYAVRIQKAADFFATALRSSREPPAAPEAKAPAKEKAAPAPFRYGGWPTTGKPSPLWNGRRLSLELRETPDPTSPARLERPPEGTPLPVVDSAVVMLEPGLLRARRDLRAGFRDLGPDRVLKPSDYESPVLRVNLDLREGQTLEILAYRPDGACFLRSAGRLLLGECLTESAERDFTLVAEPRTRWWLRTRLGGAAGWYPSDDEGVDFTR
- a CDS encoding DUF350 domain-containing protein, translated to MPLLSVLASLLEFLVTSLLAVVVVYLTLRALIRTNTDFDEDDQLLRGNVAVGLLVAALLLGSASMMHKAFEPAADLLRSWFSSAQARQFGILKLALYTLGDLALSFGVTVMTMSLSLRLFGRLTRTEKMRAGAELEKGNLAVGILLASVVFIVALFVGDGLAAVSKAVLPAPRAGMLRIMR
- the coaD gene encoding pantetheine-phosphate adenylyltransferase, whose translation is MKKIAVYPGSFDPVTRGHLDIVHRASRLFDRVIVAVLSNPAKKCTFSVAERLGMLEECVRGMPGVEVDAMPGLLVDYLRKRDSHIIIRGLRAVSDLDYEFQMAAVNRQLHPKVETVFLMPDDRYTYLSSTIVKSVASFGASLDHYLPAPAARMLRRKYRIRRKSAR
- a CDS encoding HAMP domain-containing protein, which gives rise to MNANRRRRLLVEPRFQIQMMLRMAGWAVLATLVTAACIEVFLLVADQRWPGDFFFVRPEAGSHPMLLKRAEIILPAVAVSLVINLILGLAATLFYSLRLAGPLHRIAQDMLKIARNEPVKTDFHLRGSDELQDVARSFDAMLKTLQEKGVIRSQ